In a genomic window of Flammeovirga agarivorans:
- a CDS encoding helix-turn-helix domain-containing protein has translation MLIEIKNRKTWIEEIAEFLEVPLEEDSKKIVVDNDLVNGTFEVIEIEKGLFVRYSDFTLKKELYFKELGASEKQDMILDFTFQGYPDGTIITEYPDNTVSDEKHILIYSGNSTIVARFPINRHSTFISILMSYEWLNKNFTDFFNKYPNIDVGLETDRVFLKKMKYGYAFEFTLEQLMSRSYSEELRSPVYKGVVLMIVAEVMMRIHDDKKNKFLFDSDTQYELDNLESYIKLNLDSDITIDQLCKKIGYSKTKLHNMFKSYFNYSVYDYIKQLRLSKAKSLLLTTDLNVSEVANKVGYTSVPHFTNLFKKEVGLTPNQYRKGDDRNINS, from the coding sequence AAATCAAAAACAGAAAAACTTGGATTGAAGAAATTGCTGAATTTTTAGAAGTTCCATTGGAAGAGGACTCGAAAAAAATTGTTGTTGACAATGATTTGGTCAATGGTACTTTCGAAGTTATTGAGATTGAAAAAGGCCTTTTTGTACGATACTCTGACTTTACCTTAAAAAAAGAACTATACTTCAAAGAATTAGGCGCATCAGAAAAGCAGGATATGATCCTTGATTTTACTTTTCAAGGTTACCCTGATGGGACCATCATTACTGAATATCCAGACAACACTGTATCTGATGAAAAACACATTTTAATCTACTCGGGGAATTCTACGATTGTAGCTCGTTTTCCTATTAATCGACATTCTACCTTTATCTCTATTTTAATGTCGTATGAATGGCTAAATAAAAACTTTACTGATTTCTTTAATAAATACCCCAATATAGATGTGGGTTTGGAGACCGATAGAGTATTTCTCAAAAAGATGAAGTATGGATATGCCTTTGAATTTACATTAGAGCAGTTAATGTCTAGGTCATATTCTGAAGAATTAAGAAGCCCAGTATATAAAGGTGTCGTTCTCATGATTGTTGCTGAAGTGATGATGAGAATTCATGACGATAAGAAAAATAAATTCTTATTTGATTCTGATACGCAATACGAATTAGACAACTTAGAATCCTATATCAAACTGAACTTAGACTCAGATATAACTATAGATCAGCTGTGTAAAAAAATAGGCTACTCAAAAACGAAACTTCATAATATGTTTAAGAGCTATTTCAATTATTCAGTGTATGATTATATCAAACAACTTCGACTATCTAAAGCAAAATCATTATTACTTACTACTGACCTAAATGTATCTGAAGTTGCAAATAAAGTGGGCTATACCTCAGTACCACATTTCACGAATTTGTTCAAAAAAGAGGTTGGTTTAACTCCGAATCAATATAGAAAAGGAGACGATCGCAATATAAACTCGTAA